In the Paenibacillus sp. FSL H7-0357 genome, one interval contains:
- a CDS encoding LacI family DNA-binding transcriptional regulator, which produces MAKKVTMQKIADHLGVSKFVVSKSLSGKGGVNETTRERVIQAASQLGYFTQKNAYVQNIKRSSQGSGSDRNKQSVLVLMPNIRSQTQDSLYWGKIVDGIALALDQEGLGMVIVSEHRADNFVNILNPNGLLGLLGVGQISTSLLLEVHRIGLPMVLIDHEDPLIPSDTVFANNTDSMNRLSNHLMATGHKLLHFIGNIRYSRSFRDRWIGFRSALEESELKPPAGDDEMLQLEGMDDAIIQEQFNQWMAKRKKAKTMPTALVCANDFIALTVSEALKEEGFSIPGDISVTGFDNIEDATRGVPPLTTVHVPKEAMGRAAVEKLLNRIHNPSAPLEKILIAADIVHRDSAAGPQS; this is translated from the coding sequence ATGGCTAAAAAGGTTACCATGCAGAAAATTGCCGATCATCTCGGTGTATCCAAGTTTGTCGTCTCCAAATCGCTTTCAGGCAAGGGCGGCGTCAACGAAACAACCAGAGAGCGGGTAATCCAGGCTGCTTCACAGCTTGGCTATTTCACACAGAAGAATGCATACGTGCAAAATATAAAACGTTCCTCCCAGGGCTCAGGGAGCGACCGGAATAAGCAGTCGGTGCTGGTGCTGATGCCCAATATCCGTTCACAGACTCAGGATTCCCTCTATTGGGGCAAAATTGTTGACGGTATCGCACTTGCACTGGATCAGGAAGGCCTCGGAATGGTGATTGTTTCCGAGCACCGTGCAGATAATTTCGTCAATATTTTGAACCCGAACGGTCTTCTCGGCCTGCTTGGGGTAGGACAGATTTCTACCTCGCTGCTGCTGGAGGTGCACCGTATCGGACTGCCGATGGTGCTGATTGATCATGAAGATCCGCTAATTCCGAGTGATACAGTATTCGCCAACAATACTGATTCCATGAACCGGCTGAGCAACCACCTGATGGCAACTGGGCATAAGCTGCTGCATTTTATCGGTAATATCCGCTACTCGCGCAGCTTCCGGGACCGCTGGATCGGCTTCCGCAGCGCCCTGGAAGAGAGTGAATTGAAGCCCCCTGCCGGTGATGACGAGATGCTTCAGCTGGAAGGTATGGATGACGCAATCATTCAAGAGCAGTTTAACCAATGGATGGCGAAGCGGAAAAAAGCCAAAACCATGCCGACTGCGCTAGTCTGCGCCAATGATTTCATCGCGCTCACAGTCAGCGAGGCGCTGAAGGAAGAAGGCTTCTCCATACCAGGCGATATCTCGGTTACGGGATTTGACAACATCGAGGATGCAACAAGAGGTGTTCCGCCGCTTACTACTGTGCATGTACCCAAGGAGGCAATGGGCCGGGCGGCAGTGGAGAAGCTGCTGAACCGGATTCATAATCCGTCAGCACCTCTGGAGAAGATTCTGATCGCTGCGGATATCGTCCACCGGGATTCAGCGGCCGGACCGCAGAGCTAG
- a CDS encoding class I SAM-dependent methyltransferase, whose protein sequence is MNQTLADPTEHPDWRLPHSFEWYAGLGGATGKYTYPWNSTITGPDAEAMFAEEVAGLVPGQRVLDIGCGHGDFTIRWSPVVKQIVGLDVTADFIESANNRALSNVSFVTANTKHKLPFEDGQFDCAYNRKGPTSAYSDLTRILTKGGRLLALHPGDRLSPELSRLFPGLFAPQPEGTPVLDKINQRLEASGFTSAEIEIVTSEQYFHEPLDIVRLRCFGQTPAVHEMVLQCMPEISRIFNQHQSSQGLQATLDNYIVRAAV, encoded by the coding sequence ATGAACCAGACGTTAGCAGATCCGACAGAACACCCGGATTGGAGACTGCCGCATTCATTTGAATGGTATGCCGGACTGGGAGGGGCGACGGGGAAATATACGTACCCCTGGAATTCCACGATCACGGGGCCCGATGCGGAGGCGATGTTCGCCGAGGAGGTTGCAGGGCTGGTGCCAGGGCAAAGAGTGCTCGATATCGGCTGCGGCCACGGGGATTTTACGATTCGCTGGAGTCCTGTGGTGAAGCAAATTGTCGGGCTGGATGTCACTGCTGATTTTATTGAATCGGCCAACAACAGAGCCCTCTCCAATGTTTCTTTTGTTACGGCCAATACCAAGCACAAGCTTCCCTTCGAAGACGGACAATTTGATTGTGCTTACAACCGTAAAGGCCCGACCTCCGCATACTCCGATCTTACGAGAATCCTCACTAAAGGCGGGAGGCTGCTTGCTCTCCATCCCGGCGACCGTTTGTCGCCAGAGCTGTCCAGGCTCTTTCCCGGGCTGTTTGCACCTCAGCCGGAAGGAACTCCGGTACTGGACAAGATCAATCAACGGCTCGAGGCAAGCGGATTTACAAGCGCTGAAATCGAGATTGTTACGAGTGAGCAGTATTTTCATGAGCCGCTGGATATTGTGCGGTTGCGCTGTTTTGGCCAGACACCTGCGGTTCACGAAATGGTGTTGCAATGTATGCCTGAGATCAGCCGGATCTTCAATCAGCACCAGTCATCCCAAGGGTTGCAGGCAACCTTGGATAATTACATCGTTCGCGCAGCGGTGTAA
- a CDS encoding glycoside hydrolase family 130 protein, protein MTTLFEERKEQLTARYEALIGRKNEKVPYGNGTYDRYQYPLLTAEHAPLIWRYDYNPATNPYFAERIGVNGIFNPGAIELDGKFYIVARVEGNDRKSFFAVAESDSGVDGFRFWDHPVVLPETEDPDINVYDMRLVKHADGWIYGLFCTERKDPDAPHGDLSSAVAQCGITRTKDLKTWERLADLKTGSAQQRNVVLHPEFVDGKYAFYTRPQDGFIDAGSGGGIGWGLSDTIENAVITSESIMDQRYYHTIKEVKNGQGPAPIKTPRGWLHIAHGVRNTAAGLRYVLYAFLSDLNEPNKVTHAPGGHFIAPDGEERVGDVSNVVFCNGVIARDNGEIYIYYASSDTRIHVATTTVDQMLDYVLNTPEDPLRSYACVQQRIALIDRNLQL, encoded by the coding sequence ATGACAACTTTATTCGAAGAACGCAAAGAGCAATTAACGGCACGTTATGAAGCCCTGATCGGACGCAAAAATGAGAAGGTGCCTTACGGCAACGGGACTTATGACCGTTATCAATATCCGCTGCTCACCGCGGAGCATGCCCCGCTGATCTGGCGTTATGATTATAATCCGGCAACCAATCCTTATTTTGCTGAAAGAATCGGCGTTAACGGCATCTTCAACCCGGGCGCCATTGAATTGGATGGCAAGTTCTATATCGTAGCCCGCGTTGAGGGCAATGACCGCAAATCCTTCTTCGCCGTAGCCGAAAGCGACAGCGGTGTAGACGGCTTCCGCTTCTGGGACCATCCGGTAGTGTTGCCTGAAACAGAAGACCCGGATATCAATGTCTACGACATGCGTCTGGTTAAACATGCAGATGGCTGGATCTATGGCTTGTTCTGCACCGAGCGTAAAGATCCGGATGCACCGCACGGCGACCTCTCCAGTGCTGTAGCCCAGTGCGGAATCACCCGTACCAAGGATCTGAAGACCTGGGAACGTCTGGCTGACCTGAAGACCGGTTCCGCCCAGCAGCGCAATGTCGTGCTGCATCCTGAATTTGTGGATGGCAAATATGCCTTCTACACCCGTCCGCAGGATGGCTTCATCGACGCCGGTTCCGGCGGCGGCATCGGCTGGGGATTGTCCGATACAATCGAAAACGCCGTAATTACCAGCGAGTCCATTATGGACCAGCGCTATTATCACACCATCAAGGAAGTGAAAAACGGCCAAGGCCCGGCTCCAATCAAAACTCCGCGCGGCTGGCTGCACATCGCCCATGGCGTGCGCAATACAGCAGCAGGACTGCGGTACGTGCTTTATGCTTTCCTGTCGGACCTGAATGAGCCGAACAAAGTTACCCATGCTCCAGGCGGCCATTTCATCGCTCCAGACGGTGAAGAACGTGTCGGCGACGTATCCAACGTAGTGTTTTGCAATGGTGTTATTGCCCGCGATAACGGAGAAATCTATATTTACTACGCATCCTCCGACACCCGCATTCATGTAGCTACCACTACAGTTGACCAAATGCTCGACTATGTGCTGAATACACCGGAAGATCCGCTCCGTTCCTATGCCTGCGTACAACAGCGCATCGCATTGATCGACCGTAACTTGCAGCTATAA
- a CDS encoding AGE family epimerase/isomerase, which yields MKNSPEDWLKKLEAELQDNILGFWMEHTLDEQHGGFVGEIDNQLNVVEGAEKSLVLNARILWTFASAYRMYRKAEYLSMAERAYSYLLEHFTDKEYGGFYWMVDALGAPSQPKKQVYGQAFAIYALAEFHHATGNSQALEQAVELFRLLEKHGYDPLYKGYIEALSREWHVTDDLSLSAKDMNEKKSMNTHLHVLEGYTGLYRVWKSEELKVKLAGLIEMMLDHIIDAEGKHFHLFLDEEWHVKSELVSYGHDIEGSWLLVEAAEVLGDEKLLQRVRTVALTMAEAALEEGIASDGGIWNEAEGSGLLSKDKDWWPQAEAVVGFYNAYQLTGNQRFLNAAEGAWNFIDSYLVDRKYGEWYWGVDEKLQPLAHEPKVSAWKCPYHNSRACFEMIERLKSTIKENI from the coding sequence ATGAAGAACTCACCCGAAGATTGGCTAAAGAAGCTGGAAGCGGAGTTGCAGGACAATATTCTCGGCTTCTGGATGGAACACACGCTGGATGAACAACACGGCGGCTTTGTTGGCGAAATTGATAACCAGTTGAATGTTGTCGAAGGCGCAGAGAAAAGCCTTGTGCTTAATGCACGGATTCTCTGGACGTTTGCGAGTGCTTACCGCATGTACCGCAAAGCTGAATACCTGTCCATGGCTGAACGTGCCTACAGCTACCTGCTGGAGCATTTCACAGATAAGGAATACGGTGGATTTTACTGGATGGTAGATGCTTTAGGTGCACCTTCCCAGCCGAAAAAGCAAGTATACGGCCAGGCTTTTGCCATCTACGCGCTAGCCGAGTTCCATCATGCTACGGGAAATTCGCAAGCCTTGGAACAAGCGGTTGAGCTGTTCCGTCTCTTGGAAAAGCACGGTTATGATCCGCTTTATAAAGGATATATCGAAGCACTGTCGCGTGAATGGCATGTAACGGATGATCTGTCGCTAAGCGCCAAGGATATGAATGAGAAGAAGTCGATGAATACGCATCTGCATGTGCTGGAGGGTTATACCGGCCTGTACCGTGTATGGAAATCCGAGGAGCTGAAGGTTAAGCTGGCCGGGCTGATCGAAATGATGCTTGATCATATCATTGACGCGGAAGGCAAGCATTTCCACCTGTTCCTGGATGAGGAGTGGCATGTGAAATCTGAGCTCGTCTCCTACGGCCATGATATCGAAGGCAGCTGGCTGCTGGTGGAAGCCGCAGAGGTGCTTGGCGATGAGAAGCTGCTCCAGCGCGTGCGCACAGTTGCCCTGACCATGGCGGAAGCTGCGCTTGAAGAAGGCATCGCCAGCGACGGAGGCATCTGGAATGAGGCCGAAGGCAGCGGGCTGCTGAGCAAGGATAAGGACTGGTGGCCGCAGGCTGAAGCTGTTGTCGGCTTCTACAATGCCTATCAGCTGACAGGGAATCAGCGGTTCCTGAATGCTGCCGAAGGTGCCTGGAACTTTATTGACAGCTATTTAGTGGACCGCAAGTATGGCGAATGGTACTGGGGTGTTGACGAGAAGCTGCAGCCGCTCGCGCATGAGCCGAAAGTCAGTGCCTGGAAATGTCCTTATCATAACAGCAGAGCCTGCTTCGAGATGATCGAACGTCTTAAATCAACTATAAAGGAGAATATCTAA
- a CDS encoding glycoside hydrolase family 113 — MSLLNEYVGGVTWGFMGRRGTWTTEAAEASMGLMKSVTGANWTAIAFSAIQATPQSTEIPYWEKPTVTDEEVVRAIRKAKELTLKVCLKPIVNCADGTWRAHINFFDKDVPCEPKWSEWFRSYTDFILHYAAIAEESGCEMFCIGCELVQTDRREAEWRALIAEVRKVYHGIITYNCDKYQEDNVTWWDDLDVISSSGYYPEQDWEAQLERIEAVVKSHNKPFFFMEAGCPSRTGSAAIPNDWTLQGEPSEEEQRRFYQAMFGSCESREWVRGFMLWDWPAHLYPLEEAADNDDYCMYGKSAAGVIKAYYGSKINN, encoded by the coding sequence ATGTCACTGCTTAATGAATATGTCGGAGGTGTCACCTGGGGCTTTATGGGCAGACGCGGAACCTGGACTACTGAAGCAGCCGAAGCTTCGATGGGGCTTATGAAATCGGTTACGGGTGCGAACTGGACCGCAATTGCCTTCAGCGCCATTCAGGCCACTCCGCAATCTACGGAAATTCCGTACTGGGAGAAGCCGACAGTCACCGACGAAGAAGTAGTCCGGGCGATCCGCAAGGCCAAAGAGCTCACTTTAAAGGTCTGCCTGAAGCCGATTGTCAATTGTGCAGACGGCACTTGGCGCGCTCATATTAACTTTTTCGACAAGGATGTTCCCTGCGAGCCCAAATGGTCGGAGTGGTTCCGCTCTTATACTGACTTTATCCTGCATTATGCTGCGATCGCTGAAGAAAGCGGTTGCGAAATGTTCTGCATCGGCTGTGAGCTGGTTCAGACCGACCGGCGCGAAGCCGAATGGCGGGCCCTGATCGCTGAGGTACGCAAGGTCTACCACGGGATCATTACCTACAATTGCGACAAATACCAGGAGGATAACGTGACCTGGTGGGATGACCTCGATGTGATCTCCTCCAGCGGATATTATCCGGAACAGGACTGGGAGGCCCAGCTTGAGCGGATTGAAGCGGTGGTGAAGTCACACAACAAACCGTTCTTCTTTATGGAAGCCGGTTGTCCCAGCCGTACCGGGAGCGCCGCTATCCCCAATGACTGGACGTTACAAGGTGAACCCAGCGAAGAAGAGCAACGCCGGTTCTACCAGGCGATGTTCGGCAGCTGCGAAAGCCGTGAATGGGTACGGGGCTTTATGTTATGGGATTGGCCTGCACACCTCTACCCGCTTGAAGAGGCGGCAGACAATGATGATTACTGCATGTACGGGAAGTCGGCAGCAGGTGTCATCAAAGCGTATTATGGCTCCAAAATCAATAACTAA
- a CDS encoding response regulator transcription factor, translated as MIKVMIADDEEVIRRGLEKITSRMDLEVEVIGSYGNGQEAWGHLSKLAPEDIDLLITDIKMPRMDGFKLIEEARGHMKNLSIAVLSGFSEFDYARRAMRHGVLDYLLKPIEKAQLYELLKRVEENKELKIAVPEQENPPAQAPEGGEHYVVEQTKSILEKEYGQNFELERLAETVGMNASYISRLFKFKTGQTITDYLIGIRIAKAKELLIGQPDLKNYEIAERVGYSDPVYFNKLFKKMCGMTPKDYKSGCRTPKS; from the coding sequence TTGATTAAGGTCATGATTGCGGACGATGAGGAAGTAATACGACGCGGGCTGGAGAAGATTACTTCCCGCATGGACTTGGAAGTGGAGGTCATTGGCTCATACGGCAATGGACAGGAGGCTTGGGGGCATCTTTCCAAGCTGGCCCCTGAGGATATTGATCTCCTGATTACGGACATCAAGATGCCGAGGATGGACGGCTTCAAGCTGATAGAAGAGGCCAGGGGCCATATGAAAAATTTATCCATCGCTGTGCTGAGCGGATTTAGCGAGTTTGACTATGCCCGGAGGGCCATGCGTCACGGCGTACTGGATTACCTGCTTAAGCCGATAGAGAAGGCACAATTGTACGAGCTGCTGAAGCGGGTGGAGGAGAACAAGGAACTGAAGATTGCCGTACCTGAACAGGAGAATCCTCCAGCTCAGGCTCCCGAGGGCGGAGAGCATTATGTGGTTGAACAGACCAAAAGCATTCTGGAGAAGGAATACGGCCAAAATTTTGAGCTGGAGCGTCTGGCAGAGACCGTTGGCATGAACGCAAGTTATATCAGCCGCCTGTTTAAGTTCAAGACCGGCCAGACGATAACGGATTATCTTATCGGTATTCGTATCGCGAAAGCCAAGGAGCTGCTGATTGGACAGCCTGATCTCAAAAACTATGAAATTGCCGAAAGGGTCGGTTACAGCGATCCTGTATATTTTAACAAGCTGTTCAAGAAAATGTGCGGAATGACACCAAAGGATTACAAAAGCGGATGCAGGACTCCGAAAAGCTAG
- a CDS encoding extracellular solute-binding protein has product MKKSKVMAGLMGLTLMAGLFTGCSSNNNAENETANNKGNAGTNTEATAAPEGDAAKDIKGEITVITQRTDIVDTVFKDYAAKFNEKYPDVKVNFEALSSYEDQIKIRMSTDDYGDVLLLPTSVAIKDLPDFFEPLGQMSDLEQKYTGLEERSVDGVSYGVPITVNFSGVIYNKQVFKDAGITETPRTMDQFMTALQSIKDKTEAVPLYTNYAAGWTLTQWEADLATVAGNRDYVNIAQVASDDNFVKGQPHYDLYKVLYDAAKNGLIEEDPTTTDWESSKADLANGKIGTMMLGSWAIGQIKGVATNPDDVGFMPFPTNAEKVLVPLSDDYNLGVSVHSKNKEAARAWLDWFINESGYPTTEGGGMSPVKGAELPEILKQFEGTEVTFDTLAPAKAGEEGWVDAIDKEAQIGLWQPDFKKVIIEAAIGNRKDSYDDIMKDLNDKWKEARAKVTAAK; this is encoded by the coding sequence ATGAAGAAAAGCAAAGTAATGGCTGGTTTAATGGGACTTACGCTAATGGCTGGCTTGTTCACAGGCTGTTCATCGAACAACAACGCGGAGAATGAAACAGCGAACAATAAAGGAAACGCCGGAACCAACACGGAGGCTACTGCTGCTCCTGAAGGTGATGCCGCCAAGGACATCAAAGGCGAAATCACTGTGATTACACAAAGAACGGATATTGTTGATACCGTATTCAAAGATTACGCAGCAAAATTCAATGAGAAATATCCGGACGTAAAAGTGAACTTTGAAGCACTTTCCAGCTATGAGGATCAAATCAAAATCCGTATGAGCACCGACGATTACGGTGACGTGCTGCTGCTGCCTACAAGCGTAGCGATCAAGGATCTGCCGGACTTTTTCGAGCCGCTGGGCCAAATGTCCGACCTTGAACAGAAATATACAGGGCTTGAAGAACGTTCGGTAGACGGAGTTTCCTACGGTGTTCCAATCACTGTTAACTTCTCCGGCGTAATTTACAACAAACAAGTATTTAAAGATGCGGGCATTACGGAAACACCGAGAACGATGGACCAGTTCATGACGGCTCTGCAGAGCATCAAAGATAAAACCGAGGCTGTTCCGCTGTACACGAACTATGCAGCCGGTTGGACATTGACTCAATGGGAAGCGGATTTGGCTACCGTTGCCGGCAACCGCGATTATGTGAATATCGCTCAAGTAGCTTCCGATGACAACTTCGTTAAGGGACAACCTCACTATGACCTGTACAAAGTACTGTACGATGCAGCTAAGAACGGCTTGATTGAAGAAGATCCTACAACAACAGACTGGGAATCTTCCAAGGCTGACCTGGCTAACGGAAAAATCGGTACCATGATGCTCGGATCCTGGGCGATCGGCCAAATTAAAGGAGTGGCTACAAATCCTGACGATGTAGGCTTCATGCCATTCCCTACCAATGCCGAGAAGGTTCTGGTTCCGCTGTCTGATGACTACAACCTGGGTGTCAGCGTTCACAGTAAAAATAAAGAAGCAGCAAGAGCCTGGTTGGACTGGTTCATTAATGAATCCGGCTATCCGACTACTGAAGGCGGCGGCATGAGCCCGGTTAAGGGTGCTGAGCTTCCTGAAATCCTCAAACAATTTGAAGGCACGGAAGTAACCTTTGATACACTGGCTCCTGCTAAAGCTGGAGAAGAAGGCTGGGTTGATGCCATCGACAAGGAAGCTCAAATTGGCCTCTGGCAGCCTGACTTCAAGAAAGTGATCATTGAAGCGGCTATCGGTAACCGCAAAGATTCCTATGACGATATCATGAAAGATCTGAACGATAAATGGAAAGAAGCAAGAGCAAAAGTTACCGCTGCAAAGTAA
- a CDS encoding carbohydrate ABC transporter permease: MPKLSNLSYKNQRILIIFLFSLVPLLLLLTFSYLPVFKMFQYSFTSWDGLSKKMEYVGLENYKTIFTKPEYFSVFKVSLYYFFATFVQMGLALYFATILSFNVRMKNWFKGILFFPTLLNGVAIGFIFLFFFKPEGTLNTLLDLLGLGAWQQKWLLNPHLINISLAFASVWRYMGMNFIIFLGAISSIGSDIYEASEIDGANRWHQFRHIIIPSIKRILQLNLILAVSGAIGVFEIPYVMTGGSNGSSTFVIQTVDVAFKYSKLGLASAMAVLLLGIVILVTILQRVLIKEEK, from the coding sequence GTGCCCAAATTGTCTAACTTGAGTTATAAAAATCAGCGGATTTTGATTATTTTTCTATTTTCGTTGGTTCCGCTTCTTTTACTGTTAACCTTCTCGTATTTACCGGTGTTCAAGATGTTCCAGTACAGCTTCACGAGCTGGGATGGACTCAGCAAGAAGATGGAATATGTAGGGCTCGAAAACTATAAGACCATCTTCACCAAACCGGAGTATTTTTCCGTATTTAAAGTCAGTTTGTATTACTTCTTTGCTACCTTTGTCCAAATGGGACTGGCGCTGTATTTTGCCACCATTCTAAGCTTTAATGTCCGGATGAAAAATTGGTTCAAGGGAATTCTGTTCTTCCCGACACTGCTTAACGGTGTGGCTATCGGTTTTATCTTCCTGTTCTTCTTCAAGCCGGAAGGGACTCTCAATACACTGCTTGATTTGTTGGGACTTGGAGCCTGGCAGCAGAAATGGCTGCTAAATCCTCATCTGATCAATATTTCCCTTGCTTTTGCCTCCGTCTGGAGATACATGGGAATGAACTTTATCATCTTCCTTGGAGCGATTTCCTCGATCGGAAGTGATATTTATGAAGCTTCGGAAATTGACGGCGCCAACCGCTGGCACCAGTTCAGACATATTATTATTCCGAGCATCAAACGTATATTGCAGCTCAATCTGATTCTCGCGGTAAGCGGAGCGATCGGTGTCTTCGAAATTCCGTATGTCATGACCGGCGGGTCCAATGGCAGCAGCACGTTTGTCATCCAGACCGTCGATGTGGCCTTCAAATACAGCAAGCTTGGCCTTGCTTCCGCAATGGCCGTATTGCTTCTGGGCATAGTTATACTTGTTACCATTTTACAGCGTGTTCTGATCAAGGAGGAGAAGTAA
- a CDS encoding carbohydrate ABC transporter permease produces the protein MHTFKYTAASFFKYLTLLLGALVALIPIVVVLFASLKTNAEYASTGPLTLPENWLNFSNYTKAFVDGKMLLGFKNTIIIVVISIAGATLTGSMMAYILSRFKFRGSKLMMGAFLLATLIPGVTTQVATFQIINSLELFNTRWAPILMYLGTDIIAVYIFMQFLDSISESLDESAMLDGASYWTIYWRIILPLLSPAIVTVIIVKGVNIYNDFYTPFLYMPKSDLQVVSTALFKFKGPYGSQWEVICAAIMIAIIPTLVAFVSLQKYIYNGFAQGSVK, from the coding sequence ATGCATACTTTTAAATATACCGCTGCTTCTTTCTTCAAATACCTCACCTTACTGTTAGGAGCGCTGGTGGCACTTATTCCAATCGTTGTCGTCCTTTTCGCTTCACTAAAAACAAACGCCGAATATGCTTCGACCGGACCGCTAACACTGCCGGAAAATTGGCTGAATTTCTCGAACTACACCAAGGCCTTTGTCGACGGCAAAATGCTGCTTGGCTTCAAGAACACGATCATTATCGTGGTGATTTCAATCGCCGGTGCAACACTGACTGGTTCGATGATGGCTTATATCCTGTCCCGCTTCAAATTCAGAGGCAGCAAGCTGATGATGGGCGCCTTCCTGCTGGCTACGCTGATTCCGGGTGTGACGACTCAGGTGGCTACATTCCAGATCATCAACTCCCTGGAGCTGTTCAATACCCGCTGGGCGCCGATTTTGATGTACCTGGGTACAGATATTATCGCCGTTTACATCTTCATGCAGTTTCTGGATTCGATTTCGGAGTCGCTTGATGAGTCTGCGATGCTGGATGGGGCTTCGTATTGGACAATTTACTGGCGGATTATATTGCCGCTGCTGAGTCCTGCCATCGTAACGGTCATTATCGTAAAGGGCGTAAATATCTACAATGACTTTTACACCCCATTCCTGTACATGCCAAAAAGTGACCTGCAGGTCGTCTCGACTGCGCTGTTTAAATTTAAAGGCCCGTACGGTTCGCAGTGGGAGGTTATCTGCGCCGCGATCATGATTGCGATTATCCCGACACTGGTCGCTTTCGTCTCTTTGCAAAAATATATTTATAACGGGTTTGCTCAAGGTTCTGTAAAATAG
- a CDS encoding glycoside hydrolase family 130 protein — translation MKEVKLIGNGLPNIPWQDRPAGNENPVWRHNDNPVIKRNPAKGVARIFNSAVVAYDGSFLGVFRVEDNTTRPHLRMGYSVDGLDWKIDDQPIQFIDEEGNPYMPRYAYDPRLVKVEDTYYIIWCTDFYGAAIGVAKTQDFKTFISLENPFLPFNRNGVLFPKKINGNFVMLSRPSDSGHTPFGDVFLSESPDFVYWGKHRHVMTKGGQGWWQSTKIGGGPAPIETSEGWLMFYHGVTGTCNGLVYSMGAVILDKDEPSRVKYRSKNFVLTPEEWYEERGFVNNVLFPCATLNDAETGRIAIYYGAADTYVGVAYTTVQEIVNYVIDTHEEVGDDAGLGKI, via the coding sequence ATGAAAGAAGTAAAGTTGATTGGAAATGGTTTGCCGAATATCCCATGGCAGGACAGACCTGCAGGAAACGAAAACCCGGTCTGGAGACATAATGACAACCCGGTAATTAAGCGCAATCCGGCTAAAGGGGTTGCACGGATTTTTAACAGTGCGGTTGTTGCTTATGATGGCAGCTTTCTCGGTGTATTCCGCGTAGAGGACAACACGACCCGTCCACATCTGCGGATGGGCTACAGTGTTGACGGTCTGGACTGGAAAATCGACGATCAGCCGATTCAATTCATTGATGAAGAAGGCAATCCGTACATGCCGCGTTATGCCTACGATCCTCGTCTGGTGAAAGTCGAAGATACCTATTACATCATCTGGTGTACGGATTTCTACGGCGCGGCTATCGGTGTAGCGAAAACCCAGGACTTCAAAACCTTCATCAGCCTGGAAAATCCGTTCCTGCCGTTCAACCGTAACGGCGTGCTGTTCCCTAAAAAAATCAACGGCAATTTCGTGATGCTCTCCCGTCCGAGCGACAGCGGACATACCCCGTTCGGGGATGTGTTCCTGAGCGAAAGCCCTGACTTCGTCTACTGGGGCAAACACCGCCATGTGATGACCAAAGGCGGTCAAGGCTGGTGGCAGAGCACCAAAATTGGCGGCGGCCCTGCTCCGATTGAAACTTCCGAAGGCTGGCTGATGTTCTACCATGGCGTAACCGGAACCTGCAACGGTCTGGTATACAGCATGGGCGCAGTTATTCTGGATAAAGATGAGCCGTCGAGAGTGAAATACCGCTCCAAGAACTTCGTCCTGACACCGGAAGAATGGTACGAAGAAAGAGGTTTCGTGAACAACGTGCTCTTCCCTTGCGCTACGCTGAATGATGCCGAAACCGGCCGCATCGCGATCTATTACGGCGCTGCAGATACTTATGTAGGCGTTGCTTACACGACTGTTCAGGAAATCGTTAATTATGTGATTGATACCCATGAGGAAGTCGGCGATGACGCGGGCTTGGGCAAGATCTAA